Proteins found in one Quercus robur chromosome 2, dhQueRobu3.1, whole genome shotgun sequence genomic segment:
- the LOC126712231 gene encoding uncharacterized protein LOC126712231, with amino-acid sequence MFSRWTNSHHDQENDPHQAELKVNELKDAIGPQSGRSLQFCTNACFRRYLEARNWNVEKSKKMLEETLKWRSTFKPEEIRWNEVAIEGETGKIYRANFHDRNGRSVLILRPGMQNTASLDNQMRHLVYLLENAILNLPEGQEQMSWLIDFTGWSITNNVPIKSARETINILQNHYPERLAIAFLYNPPRIFEAFWKIVKYFLEAKTFQKVKFVYPKNKDSVELMRTYFDEQNLPKEFGGKALLNYDYEEFSKMMTQDDVKSAALWGLDIKLQQAGNGYSGAEVAPEPVCLAPAAS; translated from the exons ATGTTTAGCCGTTGGACTAATTCTCATCATGATCAGGAGAATGATCCACATCAGGCTGAGTTAAAG gtCAATGAACTTAAGGATGCAATTGGACCTCAATCTGGACGTAGTTTACAGTTTTGTACCAATGCATGCTTTAGGAGATATTTGGAAGCTAGGAACTGGAATGTAGAGAAatcaaaaaaaatgttggaagagaCACTCAAATGGAGATCAACCTTTAAACCTGAGGAAATTCGATGG AATGAAGTTGCAATTGAAGGTGAGACTGGAAAAATATACAGAGCAAATTTTCATGACCGAAATGGGAGGAGTGTTCTTATACTAAGGCCAGGAATGCAG AACACTGCATCTTTGGATAATCAGATGCGACATCTAGTGTATCTCTTAGAGAACGCTATCCTTAACCTTCCAGAGGGTCAAGAACAAATGTCATGGTTGATTGACTTCACTGGGTGGTCAATAACCAACAATGTGCCCATCAAATCTGCTCGAGAGACTATCAATATTTTGCAGAATCACTACCCTGAGAGGCTCGCCATAGCATTTCTCTACAATCCCCCACGGATTTTTGAAGCATTCTGGAAG ATTGTCAAGTATTTCTTGGAGGCAAAGACATTCCAGAAGGTGAAGTTTGTGTACCCTAAAAATAAAGATAGCGTGGAGCTCATGAGGACATACTTCGACGAGCAAAATCTTCCCAAAGAGTTTGGAGGAAAAGCCTTATTGAATTATGACTACGAGGAGTTCTCAAAAATGATGACTCAAGATGATGTCAAATCCGCTGCCCTGTGGGGATTGGACATCAAGCTTCAACAAGCTGGCAATGGATATTCAGGAGCTGAGGTGGCTCCGGAGCCAGTGTGTCTTGCACCAGCAGCTAGCTGA
- the LOC126700295 gene encoding transmembrane 9 superfamily member 2-like: MARRVRTPLNFFVLILIVLPTLVFAIRTLRNAPLSEEDRQYNEGDYIPLFANKVYSNQEDSCEEYSYFDLPFCSPGGILLEM, from the exons ATGGCTCGTAGAGTAAGAACACCGTTGAATTTCTTTGTTCTGATACTGATTGTTCTTCCAACTTTGGTATTCGCAATTCGAACTCTGAGAAATGCGCCTTTAAGTGAGGAAGATCGTCAGTACAATGAAGGAGATTATATTCCTCTGTTCGCCAACAAAGTTTATTCTAATCAAGAAGATTCATG TGAGGAATATTCATATTTTGATTTGCCATTCTGCTCTCCTGGAG GAATTCTTTTGGAGATGTAA
- the LOC126712232 gene encoding uncharacterized protein At1g01500 isoform X2 yields MEDPCETLGNGEAANHSLQIISPDTLLEVNGARSCSYSDGASSLLRRDRVDKKSDEATFVSTDSVKLTRSMKFEVFDKDDLILSGVLEMSNSNGFTGESKNSTKRWSMNCESVINAGTGFLKGKHLDGPEFPTPTIEVYVAGSFSGIPIILTKTLQLSFRKKYNRKGTLDAIPEYDTAESQKDVSAEDLRVADYRAYKTENEDDYNNMYWRRTEYIDGEDGELSWFNAGVRVGVGIGLGICLGLGIGVGLLVRTYQSTSRNFKRRPI; encoded by the exons ATGGAGGATCCTTGTGAGACATTGGGCAATGGTGAAGCAGCCAATCACAGCCTTCAGATTATTAG CCCTGACACCCTTTTGGAAGTCAATGGTGCAAGAAGTTGCAGTTATTCTGATGGAGCCTCTTCCCTTCTTAGAAGGGATCGGGTAGATAAGAAATCGGATGAAGCCACATTTGTGAGCACAGATAGTGTAAAATTGACAAGGAGTATGAAATTCGAGGTTTTTGATAAAGATGATCTAATTCTCTCTGGGGTTTTGGAGATGTCTAATAGCAATGGTTTCACTGGGGAATCAAAAAACAGTACCAAGCGGTGGAGCATGAATTGTGAATCAGTGATCAACGCAGGCACTGGATTCTTAAAGGGAAAACATCTTGATGGTCCCGAATTTCCTACACCAACAATCGAGGTTTATGTTGCAGGCTCCTTCTCTGGAATCCCGATCATCTTGACCAAGACCTTACAGCTTAGTTTTCGAAAGAAGTACAATCGGAAGGGCACGTTGGATGCAATCCCGGAGTATGATACAGCTGAATCCCAGAAAGATGTGTCTGCTGAAGATCTACGG GTGGCAGATTACAGAGCCTACAAAACAGAAAATGAAGATGACTACAACAACATGTACTGGAGGAGGACAGAATACATAGATGGTGAAGATGGCGAATTATCCTGGTTCAATGCTGGTGTAAGGGTTGGCGTTGGGATTGGCCTTGGTATTTGCCTTGGACTTGGTATAGGAGTTGGATTGCTGGTCCGTACTTACCAATCAACTTCTCGTAACTTCAAAAGACGGCCCATTTGA
- the LOC126712232 gene encoding uncharacterized protein At1g01500 isoform X1 encodes MEDPCETLGNGEAANHSLQIIRYQPYTKLLLSPWFNLRVFYVRISNFRADDSTPEFLTLNHIPSSPDTLLEVNGARSCSYSDGASSLLRRDRVDKKSDEATFVSTDSVKLTRSMKFEVFDKDDLILSGVLEMSNSNGFTGESKNSTKRWSMNCESVINAGTGFLKGKHLDGPEFPTPTIEVYVAGSFSGIPIILTKTLQLSFRKKYNRKGTLDAIPEYDTAESQKDVSAEDLRVADYRAYKTENEDDYNNMYWRRTEYIDGEDGELSWFNAGVRVGVGIGLGICLGLGIGVGLLVRTYQSTSRNFKRRPI; translated from the exons ATGGAGGATCCTTGTGAGACATTGGGCAATGGTGAAGCAGCCAATCACAGCCTTCAGATTATTAGGTACCAACCTTACACAAAACTACTATTATCACCATGGTTTAATTTGAGAGTCTTCTATGTGAGGATCAGCAATTTTCGTGCCGATGATTCAACTCCAGAGTTTCTTACTCTGAATCATATTCCTTCAAGCCCTGACACCCTTTTGGAAGTCAATGGTGCAAGAAGTTGCAGTTATTCTGATGGAGCCTCTTCCCTTCTTAGAAGGGATCGGGTAGATAAGAAATCGGATGAAGCCACATTTGTGAGCACAGATAGTGTAAAATTGACAAGGAGTATGAAATTCGAGGTTTTTGATAAAGATGATCTAATTCTCTCTGGGGTTTTGGAGATGTCTAATAGCAATGGTTTCACTGGGGAATCAAAAAACAGTACCAAGCGGTGGAGCATGAATTGTGAATCAGTGATCAACGCAGGCACTGGATTCTTAAAGGGAAAACATCTTGATGGTCCCGAATTTCCTACACCAACAATCGAGGTTTATGTTGCAGGCTCCTTCTCTGGAATCCCGATCATCTTGACCAAGACCTTACAGCTTAGTTTTCGAAAGAAGTACAATCGGAAGGGCACGTTGGATGCAATCCCGGAGTATGATACAGCTGAATCCCAGAAAGATGTGTCTGCTGAAGATCTACGG GTGGCAGATTACAGAGCCTACAAAACAGAAAATGAAGATGACTACAACAACATGTACTGGAGGAGGACAGAATACATAGATGGTGAAGATGGCGAATTATCCTGGTTCAATGCTGGTGTAAGGGTTGGCGTTGGGATTGGCCTTGGTATTTGCCTTGGACTTGGTATAGGAGTTGGATTGCTGGTCCGTACTTACCAATCAACTTCTCGTAACTTCAAAAGACGGCCCATTTGA